One Manihot esculenta cultivar AM560-2 chromosome 18, M.esculenta_v8, whole genome shotgun sequence genomic window carries:
- the LOC110607001 gene encoding TVP38/TMEM64 family membrane protein slr0305 — protein sequence MRALLSLRSLQSSPPPCLTSNFHFSSPSCTSFLYSFRPNRRFHFLSPCSSLKQTKKQQTLQKTNAPQSLRWFLNPKGGGGGGGADDDKVKGDGETEGGLQGDTAVKGTLLAGVLLVGVVGGFAAVGYIYKDQINAFLNQFSGFIEGYGPAGYALFVAVYAGLEILAIPAIPLTMSAGLLFGSLIGTIIVSISGTVAASVAFLIARYFARERILKLVEGNKKFLAIDKAIGENGFRVVTLLRLSPLLPFSLGNYLYGLTSVKFVPYVLGSWLGMLPGTWAYVSAGAFGRAIIQEESDIGLTGGNNSLLTLGLGLLATALAAAYVTRLAKDAVKDIE from the exons ATGCGCGCCCTTCTCTCTCTCAGATCACTTCAATCCTCTCCTCCACCATGCCTCACCTCCAACTTCCACTTCTCTTCTCCTTCTTGCACTTCTTTTCTTTATAGTTTCAGACCCAACAGGCGTTTTCACTTCCTCAGTCCTTGTTCTTCTCTTAAACAGACCAAGAAACAACAGACTCTTCAAAAGACCAATGCTCCTCAGAGTTTGAGGTGGTTCTTGAATCCTaaaggtggtggtggtggtggtggtgctgATGATGACAAAGTTAAGGGTGATGGTGAAACTGAAGGGGGATTGCAAGGGGACACTGCTGTTAAAGGTACCCTTTTGGCTGGGGTATTGCTTGTGGGTGTTGTTGGTGGGTTTGCCGCTGTTGGGTATATTTACAAGGATCAGATTAATGCTTTCTTGAACCAGTTTTCTGGGTTCATTGAAG GTTATGGACCAGCTGGATATGCTTTATTTGTAGCAGTTTATGCAGGACTGGAA ATCCTTGCAATTCCAGCAATTCCATTAACCATGTCAGCAGGTCTTCTTTTTGGCTCTCTTATTGGTACCATTATCGTCTCTATAAGCGGAACA GTTGCTGCTAGTGTGGCCTTTCTGATAGCTAGATATTTTGCTCGTGAACGGATTCTTAAACTGGTTGAAGGAAATAAAAAGTTTCTTGCCATTGATAAAGCAATCGGTGAAAATGGATTCAGAGTTGTTACCCTTCTTCGTTTGAGCCCTTTGCTTCCATTTTCCCTTGGGAATTATTTGTATGGATTGACATCTGTTAAGTTTGTCCCATATGTTCTGGGAAG TTGGTTGGGAATGCTTCCAGGAACATGGGCATATGTGAGTGCTGGCGCATTTGGCCGTGCAATTATT CAAGAAGAATCTGATATTGGATTAACTGGAGGGAACAATTCACTGTTGACTCTTGGGCTGGGTTTATTGGCGACAGCTTTAGCCGCGGCGTATGTAACAAGGCTTGCAAAG